The proteins below come from a single Faecalibaculum rodentium genomic window:
- the rplB gene encoding 50S ribosomal protein L2, whose amino-acid sequence MPIKKYKPTTPGRRGMTTLTKEEITKSTPEKSLLAPLSKNGGRNNNGRITTRHKGGGHKRHYRIIDFKRTKDGIPATVSAIEYDPNRSANIALLTYADGEKRYILAPKGLEVGTKIVSGPETDVRTGNCMELRNMPEGTVVHNVELKPGKGGQMARSAGSSAQILGIEDKYVTLRLTSGEVRKVLGTCRATIGTVGNEDHSLVNLGKAGRSRWLGIRPTVRGSVMNPNDHPHGGGEGRTPIGRKAPMTPWGKKALGVKTRNKKKASTKLIVRRRNGK is encoded by the coding sequence CACCGGAAAAAAGCCTGCTTGCTCCGCTGAGCAAGAACGGCGGCCGCAACAACAATGGACGCATCACGACCCGTCACAAAGGCGGCGGACACAAGCGTCACTACCGGATCATCGACTTCAAGCGCACAAAGGACGGCATCCCCGCCACTGTGTCCGCGATCGAATACGATCCCAACCGTTCCGCAAACATTGCCCTGCTGACTTATGCAGATGGCGAAAAGCGGTACATCCTGGCTCCCAAGGGTCTGGAAGTCGGAACGAAAATCGTTTCCGGACCGGAGACGGATGTCCGCACCGGCAACTGCATGGAACTGCGCAACATGCCTGAAGGTACGGTTGTTCACAACGTTGAGCTGAAGCCCGGCAAGGGCGGGCAGATGGCACGCTCCGCAGGCAGCTCCGCTCAGATCCTGGGTATTGAAGACAAGTATGTCACCCTGCGTCTGACTTCCGGCGAAGTCCGCAAGGTGCTCGGTACCTGCCGTGCCACGATTGGCACAGTGGGCAACGAAGACCACAGCCTGGTGAACCTGGGCAAGGCCGGCCGTTCCCGCTGGCTGGGCATCCGCCCGACTGTCCGCGGTTCTGTCATGAACCCGAACGACCACCCGCACGGTGGTGGTGAAGGCCGTACCCCGATCGGCCGCAAGGCACCCATGACTCCCTGGGGCAAGAAAGCTCTGGGTGTGAAGACCCGCAACAAGAAGAAGGCGAGCACGAAACTGATCGTACGCCGCCGCAACGGGAAGTAA